In Brienomyrus brachyistius isolate T26 chromosome 3, BBRACH_0.4, whole genome shotgun sequence, the following proteins share a genomic window:
- the LOC125738161 gene encoding protein eyes shut homolog — translation MASGMERWHESPPLHPVLQVELGPIFLGGVPAQSWLRNHRGATGFFGCIGVLQVNDREVPLVKEAVKGRNIRNCVSSPCQQRPCRNGGACVRLSVEHWVTSEFS, via the exons ATGGCCAGTGGCATGGAACGATGGCACGAGAGCCCCCCACTGCACCCTGTGCTGCAG GTGGAGTTGGGACCCATCTTCCTGGGAGGGGTCCCAGCTCAGTCCTGGCTGCGTAACCACAGGGGGGCCACCGGCTTTTTTGGCTGCATCGGAGTGCTGCAGGTGAACGACAGGGAGGTGCCCCTTGTCAAGGAGGCCGTGAAGGGGAGGAACATCAGAAACTGTGTCTCCTCCCCCTGCCAGCAGCGCCCGTGTCGCAACGGAGGCGCCTGTGTCAG GCTTTCTGTGGAGCACTGGGTCACATCAGAGTTCTCGTAG